The Podarcis muralis chromosome 10, rPodMur119.hap1.1, whole genome shotgun sequence genome includes a region encoding these proteins:
- the DCP1B gene encoding mRNA-decapping enzyme 1B isoform X1: protein MAAAVAGAALLGKGLDISLAALQRHDPYICSIVDVASQVALYTFGHRANEWEKTDVEGTLFVYTRSASPKYGFTIMNRLSMENRTEPITKDLDFQLQDPFLLYRNARLSIYGIWFYDKEECQRIAELMKNLTQQEQLKAQQGAGTGISPVSLNLGDSKEVDILRMLNKAKDEYTKCKMCSEPKQITSSSAIYDNPNLIKPIPVKPSETQHQCIPQQVQNIDPEPQHLSLTTLFGKQEKSNVYQDTSEQSQKLHQENFPLRQGVVRSLSYEEPGRHSPTAEKQLCPAIQKLMVRGAELHPVSELPENRMCENGSVPSVGEVFTGLFQPVASHGIRTSHPVQDALSTRSLLQQLQSQSGQMTKMEPSNAGPTSSAASVFTRAPAVSSGAQVKNVTQPHLMYFNGSLPGQTLGPPAHGKEQSKLPGQSLPLSGNQSGNSGVISPQELLKKLQIVQQEQQLHVSSRPTLAAKFPVVTQSSTTLKPLDSWMDKASNTEKQPPLFQVISPQRIPATVAPSLLMSPMVFSQSAPAPPKPSEGGWLPIVNQEAVSSSTNSLSVQNPEAAVTNSSSLTKLQLQETLLHLIQNDDNFLNIIYDAYLVSVRKAALKKPM, encoded by the exons ATGGCTGCGGCGGTGGCCGGGGCCGCCTTACTGGGCAAGGGGCTGGACATCAGCCTGGCGGCACTGCAGCGGCACGACCCCTACATCTGCAGCATCGTAGACGTGGCCAGCCAGGTGGCGCTCTACACTTTCGGGCACCGAGCCAATGAGTGG gaAAAGACTGATGTGGAAGGAACACTGTTTGTTTACACAAG ATCAGCTTCACCGAAGTATGGATTCACTATTATGAATAGGCTGAGTATGGAAAATCGGACAGAACCCATAACTAAAGATCTGGATTTCCAGTTGCAGGACCCTTTTCTGCTTTACAGAAATGCCAGAT TGTCCATTTATGGAATTTGGTTTTATGATAAGGAAGAATGCCAAAGAATTGCAGAGCTCATGAAAAA CTTAACTCAGCAAGAACAACTGAAAGCACAGCAGGGGGCTGGCACTGGAATTTCCCCAGTAAGCCTGAATTTGGGTGACAGCAAAGAAGTGGATATCCTACGGATGCTTAACAAAGCCAAAGATGAATATACCAAG TGTAAAATGTGCTCAGAGCCAAAACAGATAACCAGTTCTTCTGCTATATATGACAACCCCAACTTGATCAAACCAATCCCAGTGAAGCCTAGCGAAACTCAGCACCAGTGTATTCCTCAACAAGTCCAG AACATAGACCCTGAACCACAACACTTATCTCTCACAACGCTCTTTGGAAAGCAGGAAAAGTCTAACGTATACCAAGATACCTCAGAGCAGTCACAAAAACTTCACCAAGAAAACTTTCCTCTGAGGCAAGGGGTTGTGCGCTCTCTGTCCTATGAGGAACCTGGAAGACACTCGCCCACAGCAGAGAAGCAGCTTTGCCCGGCCATTCAGAAACTGATGGTGCGTGGAGCAGAGCTTCACCCAGTCTCCGAACTCCCTGAGAACCGGATGTGTGAGAACGGCAGCGTCCCTTCGGTAGGGGAGGTTTTCACGGGACTCTTCCAGCCTGTGGCTTCTCATGGCATTCGGACATCTCATCCAGTCCAAGATGCCCTCAGCACACGCAGCCTGCTGCAACAGCTCCAAAGCCAGTCAGGACAAATGACAAAAATGGAGCCCAGCAATGCAGGACCAACGAGTTCTGCTGCATCAGTCTTCACCAGGGCTCCTGCTGTCTCCTCAGGAGCCCAGGTAAAGAATGTGACACAGCCTCATCTCATGTATTTCAATGGCTCTCTCCCAGGTCAGACTTTGGGGCCTCCAGCCCATGGTAAAGAACAATCCAAACTTCCCGGACAGTCCCTTCCTCTCTCTGGGAACCAATCTGGAAACTCTGGAGTAATTTCACCACAAGAGTTATTAAAGAAACTTCAGATAGTGCAACAGGAGCAGCAGTTGCATGTATCCAGTCGGCCAACCTTGGCAGCCAAGTTTCCCGTGGTTACTCAGAGCAGCACCACCCTAAAACCTCTGGATTCCTGGATGGACAAAGCTTCAAACACAGAAAAGCAGCCTCCTCTTTTTCAG GTCATCTCGCCGCAGCGAATTCCTGCTACTGTAGCTCCTTCACTACTGATGTCCCCAATGGTGTTCAGTCAGTCTGCCCCAGCACCGCCAAAGCCAAGTGAAGGTGGATGGCTGCCCATCGTGAACCAAGAAGCTGTTTCTAGTTCCACCAACAGCCTGTCTGTGCAGAACCCAGAAGCAGCTGTTACAAACAGCAGCTCACTGACAAAGCTACAACTACAGGAAACGTTACTACATCTGATCCAG AATGACGACAACTTCCTAAACATCATCTATGACGCGTACCTTGTCAGCGTGAGAAAAGCAGCACTGAAAAAACCCATGTga
- the DCP1B gene encoding mRNA-decapping enzyme 1B isoform X2, with protein MQTPDASPAVAMEKTDVEGTLFVYTRSASPKYGFTIMNRLSMENRTEPITKDLDFQLQDPFLLYRNARLSIYGIWFYDKEECQRIAELMKNLTQQEQLKAQQGAGTGISPVSLNLGDSKEVDILRMLNKAKDEYTKCKMCSEPKQITSSSAIYDNPNLIKPIPVKPSETQHQCIPQQVQNIDPEPQHLSLTTLFGKQEKSNVYQDTSEQSQKLHQENFPLRQGVVRSLSYEEPGRHSPTAEKQLCPAIQKLMVRGAELHPVSELPENRMCENGSVPSVGEVFTGLFQPVASHGIRTSHPVQDALSTRSLLQQLQSQSGQMTKMEPSNAGPTSSAASVFTRAPAVSSGAQVKNVTQPHLMYFNGSLPGQTLGPPAHGKEQSKLPGQSLPLSGNQSGNSGVISPQELLKKLQIVQQEQQLHVSSRPTLAAKFPVVTQSSTTLKPLDSWMDKASNTEKQPPLFQVISPQRIPATVAPSLLMSPMVFSQSAPAPPKPSEGGWLPIVNQEAVSSSTNSLSVQNPEAAVTNSSSLTKLQLQETLLHLIQNDDNFLNIIYDAYLVSVRKAALKKPM; from the exons ATGCAGACTCCTGATGCCAGCCCTGCTGTAGCCATG gaAAAGACTGATGTGGAAGGAACACTGTTTGTTTACACAAG ATCAGCTTCACCGAAGTATGGATTCACTATTATGAATAGGCTGAGTATGGAAAATCGGACAGAACCCATAACTAAAGATCTGGATTTCCAGTTGCAGGACCCTTTTCTGCTTTACAGAAATGCCAGAT TGTCCATTTATGGAATTTGGTTTTATGATAAGGAAGAATGCCAAAGAATTGCAGAGCTCATGAAAAA CTTAACTCAGCAAGAACAACTGAAAGCACAGCAGGGGGCTGGCACTGGAATTTCCCCAGTAAGCCTGAATTTGGGTGACAGCAAAGAAGTGGATATCCTACGGATGCTTAACAAAGCCAAAGATGAATATACCAAG TGTAAAATGTGCTCAGAGCCAAAACAGATAACCAGTTCTTCTGCTATATATGACAACCCCAACTTGATCAAACCAATCCCAGTGAAGCCTAGCGAAACTCAGCACCAGTGTATTCCTCAACAAGTCCAG AACATAGACCCTGAACCACAACACTTATCTCTCACAACGCTCTTTGGAAAGCAGGAAAAGTCTAACGTATACCAAGATACCTCAGAGCAGTCACAAAAACTTCACCAAGAAAACTTTCCTCTGAGGCAAGGGGTTGTGCGCTCTCTGTCCTATGAGGAACCTGGAAGACACTCGCCCACAGCAGAGAAGCAGCTTTGCCCGGCCATTCAGAAACTGATGGTGCGTGGAGCAGAGCTTCACCCAGTCTCCGAACTCCCTGAGAACCGGATGTGTGAGAACGGCAGCGTCCCTTCGGTAGGGGAGGTTTTCACGGGACTCTTCCAGCCTGTGGCTTCTCATGGCATTCGGACATCTCATCCAGTCCAAGATGCCCTCAGCACACGCAGCCTGCTGCAACAGCTCCAAAGCCAGTCAGGACAAATGACAAAAATGGAGCCCAGCAATGCAGGACCAACGAGTTCTGCTGCATCAGTCTTCACCAGGGCTCCTGCTGTCTCCTCAGGAGCCCAGGTAAAGAATGTGACACAGCCTCATCTCATGTATTTCAATGGCTCTCTCCCAGGTCAGACTTTGGGGCCTCCAGCCCATGGTAAAGAACAATCCAAACTTCCCGGACAGTCCCTTCCTCTCTCTGGGAACCAATCTGGAAACTCTGGAGTAATTTCACCACAAGAGTTATTAAAGAAACTTCAGATAGTGCAACAGGAGCAGCAGTTGCATGTATCCAGTCGGCCAACCTTGGCAGCCAAGTTTCCCGTGGTTACTCAGAGCAGCACCACCCTAAAACCTCTGGATTCCTGGATGGACAAAGCTTCAAACACAGAAAAGCAGCCTCCTCTTTTTCAG GTCATCTCGCCGCAGCGAATTCCTGCTACTGTAGCTCCTTCACTACTGATGTCCCCAATGGTGTTCAGTCAGTCTGCCCCAGCACCGCCAAAGCCAAGTGAAGGTGGATGGCTGCCCATCGTGAACCAAGAAGCTGTTTCTAGTTCCACCAACAGCCTGTCTGTGCAGAACCCAGAAGCAGCTGTTACAAACAGCAGCTCACTGACAAAGCTACAACTACAGGAAACGTTACTACATCTGATCCAG AATGACGACAACTTCCTAAACATCATCTATGACGCGTACCTTGTCAGCGTGAGAAAAGCAGCACTGAAAAAACCCATGTga
- the DCP1B gene encoding mRNA-decapping enzyme 1B isoform X4: MPQAADFRCHKRVSNLSIYGIWFYDKEECQRIAELMKNLTQQEQLKAQQGAGTGISPVSLNLGDSKEVDILRMLNKAKDEYTKCKMCSEPKQITSSSAIYDNPNLIKPIPVKPSETQHQCIPQQVQNIDPEPQHLSLTTLFGKQEKSNVYQDTSEQSQKLHQENFPLRQGVVRSLSYEEPGRHSPTAEKQLCPAIQKLMVRGAELHPVSELPENRMCENGSVPSVGEVFTGLFQPVASHGIRTSHPVQDALSTRSLLQQLQSQSGQMTKMEPSNAGPTSSAASVFTRAPAVSSGAQVKNVTQPHLMYFNGSLPGQTLGPPAHGKEQSKLPGQSLPLSGNQSGNSGVISPQELLKKLQIVQQEQQLHVSSRPTLAAKFPVVTQSSTTLKPLDSWMDKASNTEKQPPLFQVISPQRIPATVAPSLLMSPMVFSQSAPAPPKPSEGGWLPIVNQEAVSSSTNSLSVQNPEAAVTNSSSLTKLQLQETLLHLIQNDDNFLNIIYDAYLVSVRKAALKKPM; this comes from the exons ATGCCTCAGGCTGCTGATTTTAGATGTCACAAAAGGGTATCAAATT TGTCCATTTATGGAATTTGGTTTTATGATAAGGAAGAATGCCAAAGAATTGCAGAGCTCATGAAAAA CTTAACTCAGCAAGAACAACTGAAAGCACAGCAGGGGGCTGGCACTGGAATTTCCCCAGTAAGCCTGAATTTGGGTGACAGCAAAGAAGTGGATATCCTACGGATGCTTAACAAAGCCAAAGATGAATATACCAAG TGTAAAATGTGCTCAGAGCCAAAACAGATAACCAGTTCTTCTGCTATATATGACAACCCCAACTTGATCAAACCAATCCCAGTGAAGCCTAGCGAAACTCAGCACCAGTGTATTCCTCAACAAGTCCAG AACATAGACCCTGAACCACAACACTTATCTCTCACAACGCTCTTTGGAAAGCAGGAAAAGTCTAACGTATACCAAGATACCTCAGAGCAGTCACAAAAACTTCACCAAGAAAACTTTCCTCTGAGGCAAGGGGTTGTGCGCTCTCTGTCCTATGAGGAACCTGGAAGACACTCGCCCACAGCAGAGAAGCAGCTTTGCCCGGCCATTCAGAAACTGATGGTGCGTGGAGCAGAGCTTCACCCAGTCTCCGAACTCCCTGAGAACCGGATGTGTGAGAACGGCAGCGTCCCTTCGGTAGGGGAGGTTTTCACGGGACTCTTCCAGCCTGTGGCTTCTCATGGCATTCGGACATCTCATCCAGTCCAAGATGCCCTCAGCACACGCAGCCTGCTGCAACAGCTCCAAAGCCAGTCAGGACAAATGACAAAAATGGAGCCCAGCAATGCAGGACCAACGAGTTCTGCTGCATCAGTCTTCACCAGGGCTCCTGCTGTCTCCTCAGGAGCCCAGGTAAAGAATGTGACACAGCCTCATCTCATGTATTTCAATGGCTCTCTCCCAGGTCAGACTTTGGGGCCTCCAGCCCATGGTAAAGAACAATCCAAACTTCCCGGACAGTCCCTTCCTCTCTCTGGGAACCAATCTGGAAACTCTGGAGTAATTTCACCACAAGAGTTATTAAAGAAACTTCAGATAGTGCAACAGGAGCAGCAGTTGCATGTATCCAGTCGGCCAACCTTGGCAGCCAAGTTTCCCGTGGTTACTCAGAGCAGCACCACCCTAAAACCTCTGGATTCCTGGATGGACAAAGCTTCAAACACAGAAAAGCAGCCTCCTCTTTTTCAG GTCATCTCGCCGCAGCGAATTCCTGCTACTGTAGCTCCTTCACTACTGATGTCCCCAATGGTGTTCAGTCAGTCTGCCCCAGCACCGCCAAAGCCAAGTGAAGGTGGATGGCTGCCCATCGTGAACCAAGAAGCTGTTTCTAGTTCCACCAACAGCCTGTCTGTGCAGAACCCAGAAGCAGCTGTTACAAACAGCAGCTCACTGACAAAGCTACAACTACAGGAAACGTTACTACATCTGATCCAG AATGACGACAACTTCCTAAACATCATCTATGACGCGTACCTTGTCAGCGTGAGAAAAGCAGCACTGAAAAAACCCATGTga
- the DCP1B gene encoding mRNA-decapping enzyme 1B isoform X3 yields the protein MNRLSMENRTEPITKDLDFQLQDPFLLYRNARLSIYGIWFYDKEECQRIAELMKNLTQQEQLKAQQGAGTGISPVSLNLGDSKEVDILRMLNKAKDEYTKCKMCSEPKQITSSSAIYDNPNLIKPIPVKPSETQHQCIPQQVQNIDPEPQHLSLTTLFGKQEKSNVYQDTSEQSQKLHQENFPLRQGVVRSLSYEEPGRHSPTAEKQLCPAIQKLMVRGAELHPVSELPENRMCENGSVPSVGEVFTGLFQPVASHGIRTSHPVQDALSTRSLLQQLQSQSGQMTKMEPSNAGPTSSAASVFTRAPAVSSGAQVKNVTQPHLMYFNGSLPGQTLGPPAHGKEQSKLPGQSLPLSGNQSGNSGVISPQELLKKLQIVQQEQQLHVSSRPTLAAKFPVVTQSSTTLKPLDSWMDKASNTEKQPPLFQVISPQRIPATVAPSLLMSPMVFSQSAPAPPKPSEGGWLPIVNQEAVSSSTNSLSVQNPEAAVTNSSSLTKLQLQETLLHLIQNDDNFLNIIYDAYLVSVRKAALKKPM from the exons ATGAATAGGCTGAGTATGGAAAATCGGACAGAACCCATAACTAAAGATCTGGATTTCCAGTTGCAGGACCCTTTTCTGCTTTACAGAAATGCCAGAT TGTCCATTTATGGAATTTGGTTTTATGATAAGGAAGAATGCCAAAGAATTGCAGAGCTCATGAAAAA CTTAACTCAGCAAGAACAACTGAAAGCACAGCAGGGGGCTGGCACTGGAATTTCCCCAGTAAGCCTGAATTTGGGTGACAGCAAAGAAGTGGATATCCTACGGATGCTTAACAAAGCCAAAGATGAATATACCAAG TGTAAAATGTGCTCAGAGCCAAAACAGATAACCAGTTCTTCTGCTATATATGACAACCCCAACTTGATCAAACCAATCCCAGTGAAGCCTAGCGAAACTCAGCACCAGTGTATTCCTCAACAAGTCCAG AACATAGACCCTGAACCACAACACTTATCTCTCACAACGCTCTTTGGAAAGCAGGAAAAGTCTAACGTATACCAAGATACCTCAGAGCAGTCACAAAAACTTCACCAAGAAAACTTTCCTCTGAGGCAAGGGGTTGTGCGCTCTCTGTCCTATGAGGAACCTGGAAGACACTCGCCCACAGCAGAGAAGCAGCTTTGCCCGGCCATTCAGAAACTGATGGTGCGTGGAGCAGAGCTTCACCCAGTCTCCGAACTCCCTGAGAACCGGATGTGTGAGAACGGCAGCGTCCCTTCGGTAGGGGAGGTTTTCACGGGACTCTTCCAGCCTGTGGCTTCTCATGGCATTCGGACATCTCATCCAGTCCAAGATGCCCTCAGCACACGCAGCCTGCTGCAACAGCTCCAAAGCCAGTCAGGACAAATGACAAAAATGGAGCCCAGCAATGCAGGACCAACGAGTTCTGCTGCATCAGTCTTCACCAGGGCTCCTGCTGTCTCCTCAGGAGCCCAGGTAAAGAATGTGACACAGCCTCATCTCATGTATTTCAATGGCTCTCTCCCAGGTCAGACTTTGGGGCCTCCAGCCCATGGTAAAGAACAATCCAAACTTCCCGGACAGTCCCTTCCTCTCTCTGGGAACCAATCTGGAAACTCTGGAGTAATTTCACCACAAGAGTTATTAAAGAAACTTCAGATAGTGCAACAGGAGCAGCAGTTGCATGTATCCAGTCGGCCAACCTTGGCAGCCAAGTTTCCCGTGGTTACTCAGAGCAGCACCACCCTAAAACCTCTGGATTCCTGGATGGACAAAGCTTCAAACACAGAAAAGCAGCCTCCTCTTTTTCAG GTCATCTCGCCGCAGCGAATTCCTGCTACTGTAGCTCCTTCACTACTGATGTCCCCAATGGTGTTCAGTCAGTCTGCCCCAGCACCGCCAAAGCCAAGTGAAGGTGGATGGCTGCCCATCGTGAACCAAGAAGCTGTTTCTAGTTCCACCAACAGCCTGTCTGTGCAGAACCCAGAAGCAGCTGTTACAAACAGCAGCTCACTGACAAAGCTACAACTACAGGAAACGTTACTACATCTGATCCAG AATGACGACAACTTCCTAAACATCATCTATGACGCGTACCTTGTCAGCGTGAGAAAAGCAGCACTGAAAAAACCCATGTga